Proteins from one Nomia melanderi isolate GNS246 chromosome 3, iyNomMela1, whole genome shotgun sequence genomic window:
- the LOC116431743 gene encoding ATPase family AAA domain-containing protein 2-like isoform X2, whose translation MSDDDAALDSMDTEEDIFIPRSRSLGSNARRVKSLRTLRSHSNSNSHISMNNLSVRRSTRNRMQTYDNLNTSWILGTQTLKGYPMFQQHGSSSDKEMVDEVPERKRDLKERMPLRSRENHPPNKNSSRHIRERAEHDRQNSRERRNRSDRDLREKTEQEKDIRDLKDRQERERTDREHKDKMGTRSKANEEKDGRTRKSDSPCRLREGPVTRLGGNLVEKDEKPKVEQDEADEDSSQESEKAENNDNSENEDGYEDMYTRIKRTRRTAQQQLPRVVDSDLSESSDSPGPRKYSLRQKKPTVDRFQANVEPVRRSIKALRSVLSNSMRRRKHRSKSTSSSDSSDSEPQRYDKKKSKKARQSAIPQGGPPHRKADINPITLDTNIRFNDVGGLESHIHCLKEMVVFPMMYPDVFERYHITPPKGVLFHGPPGTGKTLIARALANECSQGSRKMAFFMRKGADCLSKWVGESERQLRLLFEQAQQMKPSIIFFDEIDGLAPVRSTKQDQIHASIVSTLLALMDGLSDRGEVIVIGATNRIDAIDPALRRPGRFDRELFFPLPAMKERQEILKIHVNKWKNSPTDQLLEVLAEKSTGYCGSDLRALCTEAVLQALRRTYPQIYMTSNRLLLDPERVEVKKRDFLQASSMLVPSSQRVSPCARRKLQPFMESLLGAPLEELISSIKGIFPQGINPAMAKVKITKGIHRPRLLISGGNLSEGQGPHLAQALLYHMEHLPVQTLDVSTLFAESGRSPEETCVQVFNEAARNVPSIIYIRSIDQWWPLVPETVKAVFLCRIAALDPSLPILILATSDTTYQDLPNQLRSLFSELRREVYSMKTPTAEQRSKFFRPIFMVQSLKLPKIKDDKVEVLEELPLAPDPIPKKLTEEEKKVLYEKEEVSLRELRIFLREICAKLARNRQFFMFTKPVDTEEVPDYNMIIKQPMDLETMMTKIDMHCYLCARDFLDDIDLICKNALEYNPDSLRDRPSLGILKRDPADKLIRHRACSLRDNAYALIKAELDSDFEDKCREISKNRRITENVSNKGAENKNQSKSDQPESTIERTDKKDTGSPSHTLVVNGKRYSNSRKRRIPAWARGYVKKVHKKKKIAFDESVTTFDSKVCLTNETTSIDLEKFQEFETEANSVLNGHVPLFDNSDTENDSQNENSKDIQGTQHSCIAEQPMNEFESIDICFVEDDKNDKHVENVGSNSSSRRESMDELSFAIESDSSPAQFEENEKLIIDKNELESAWQHTVDVTKDFPVEVLCDIYVQLSRCVGKYAQNYDRKSLPKDLLKEVKRFEEFKTTYETGHHVANQTEML comes from the exons atgTCAGATGATGATGCTGCATTGGACTCAATGGATACAGaagaagatatttttattcCCAGAAGCCGCAGCCTTGGCTCTAATGCCAGAAGGGTTAAAAGTTTGCGTACTCTGCGATCGCATTCGAACTCTAATTCTCATATATCTATGAATAATTTAAGTGTACGTCGTAGTACACGTAACAGAATGCAAACTTATGATAATCTTAATACTAGTTGGATTTTAG GAACACAAACATTAAAAGGCTATCCTATGTTTCAACAACATGGTTCTTCATCTGATAAAGAGATGGTGGATGAAGTTCCTGAACGAAAACGTGATCTTAAAGAGCGTATGCCTCTCAGATCACGTGAGAATCATCCGCCTAACAAGAATTCATCAAGGCACATTAGAGAAAGAGCGGAACATGATCGACAAAATAGCAGGGAACGTAGAAATAGAAGTGATCGTGATCTCAGAGAAAAAACAGAACAAGAAAAAGATATTAGAGATCTGAAAGATAgacaagaaagagaaagaacagATAGAGAACATAAAGATAAAATGGGAACCAGAAGTAAAGCAAATGAGGAAAAAGATGGAAG AACAAGAAAATCTGATAGTCCATGTAGACTTAGAGAAGGACCTGTGACAAGACTTGGAGggaatttagttgaaaaagATGAGAAGCCTAAAGTAGAACAAGATGAAGCTGACGAAGATAGTTCACAAGAAAGTGAAAAGgcagaaaataatgataattctgAAAATGAAGAT GGTTACGAAGATATGTACACACGTATTAAACGAACTAGGAGAACAGCTCAACAACAATTACCAAGAG tgGTAGATAGTGATTTAAGTGAATCTTCTGATTCACCTGGTCCTAGGAAATATAGTTTACGTCAAAAGAAACCAACTGTAGATAGATTTCAAGCTAATGTAGAACCAGTTCGGCGATCTATAAAAGCACTTAGAAGTGTTCTTAGTAATTCCATGAGAAGACGTAAACATAGAAGCAAAAGTACAAGCTCTAGTGATTCCAGTGATTCAGAACCTCAGCGTTATGATAAGAAAAAAAGCAAGAAAGCAAG GCAATCGGCAATACCTCAAGGTGGACCACCTCATCGTAAAGCGGATATAAACCCAATTACCTTAGATACTAATATTAGATTCAATGATGTTGGAGGTTTAGAATCACATATTCACTGCCTTAAAGAAATGGTTGTTTTTCCTATGATGTATCCAGACGTATTTGAACGTTATCACATTACTCCGCCAAAAGGAGTACTATTTCATGGTCCACCAG GAACTGGTAAGACTTTAATAGCTAgagcactggcaaatgaatgtAGTCAAGGCAGTAGGAAAATGGCATTCTTTATGAGGAAAGGCGCAGATTGTTTGTCCAAATGGGTTGGAGAATCAGAACGCCAATTACGTTTGTTGTTTGAGCAGGCTCAACAAATGAAACCGTCCATAATATTTTTCGATGAAATCGATGGCCTTGCACCTGTTAGAAGTACGAAGCAGGATCAGATTCATGCCAGTATTGTGTCTACCCTTCTAGCTCTTATGGATGGCCTCAGTGATAGAGGAgag GTTATAGTGATTGGAGCAACAAATAGGATAGATGCTATTGACCCAGCTTTACGAAGACCTGGTCGTTTTGATCGagaattattttttcctttgCCTGCAATGAAAGAGAGACAGGAGATATTAAAAATCCATGtcaataaatggaaaaattctCCAACAGATCAATTGTTAGAAGTATTAGCTGAAAAATCAACGGGTTATTGTGGCTCAGATCTGAGGGCTTTATGTACTGAAGCTGTTTTACAGGCATTAAGAAGGACATATCCTCAAATATACATGACAAGCAATCGACTACTTCTAGATCCTGAACGCGTTGaa GTAAAAAAGCGAGATTTCTTACAAGCTAGCTCTATGCTTGTTCCATCATCACAAAGAGTATCACCTTGTGCTCGAAGAAAATTACAACCTTTCATGGAATCTTTACTAGGAGCTCCATTGGAAGAGTTAATAAGTTCCATCAAAGGAATATTTCCTCAAGGAATCAACCCTGCTATGgcaaa agTAAAAATTACTAAAGGTATACATCGCCCAAGGTTACTAATTTCTGGAGGAAACTTGTCTGAGGGTCAAGGGCCACATTTAGCGCAAGCATTATTGTATCATATGGAACATTTACCCGTTCAAACATTAGACGTTAGCACTCTTTTTGCAGAAAGTGGACGATCTCCAGAAGAAACCTGTGTGCAG GTATTTAATGAAGCTGCCAGAAATGTACCGTCCATAATTTATATTCGGTCAATTGATCAATGGTGGCCACTCGTACCTGAAACTGTGAAAGCGGTTTTTTTGTGTCGTATTGCAGCACTCGATCCCTCATTGCCTATTTTAATTTTAGCTACAAGCGATACAACATACCAAGATCTCCCAAACCAATTACGAAGTCTCTTTAGTGAGCTTCGTAGAGaagtttattcaatgaaaacgCCAACGGCAGAACAAAGGTCGAAATTTTTCCGACCTATTTTCATGGTTCAAAGCTTAAAGTTGCCAAAAATAAAAGATGACAAAGTAGAAGTTTTGGAAGAACTTCCATTAGCACCAGATCCCATACCAAAGAAATTaacagaagaagagaaaaaggtaTTATACGAAAAGGAAGAAGTTTCACTAAGAGAATTAAGAATCTTTTTAAGGGAAATATGTGCGAAACTTGCAAGGAATAGACA attttttatgTTCACGAAACCCGTGGACACAGAAGAAGTACCAGATTATAATATGATTATAAAACAGCCAATGGACTTGGAAACAATGATGACAAAGATAGATATGCATTGCTATCTTTGCGCGAGGGATTTTCTTGATGATATCGATCTGATTTGTAAAAATGCATTAGAATATAACCCTGATAG CTTACGTGATAGACCTTCGCTTGGAATATTGAAGAG AGATCCAGCTGACAAACTTATAAGACATCGTGCATGTTCTCTTCGTGACAATGCATATGCGTTAATAAAAGCAGAATTGGATTCTGATTTTGAAGATAAGTGTCGTGAGATTTCGAAAAATCGCAGAATTACTGAAAATGTTAGTAATAAAGGTGCAGAAAACAAAAACCAGTCAAAGTCGGATCAACCTGAGTCTACAATTGAAAGGACAGATAAAAAAGATACTGGAAGTCCTAGTCATACTCTCGTCGTGAACGGAAAGAGATATAGTAATTCTAGAAAGCGTAGAATACCTGCCTGGGCTAGAGGTTATGTGAAAAAAGttcacaaaaagaaaaaaattgcgtTTGATGAAAGCGTTACTACTTTCGATAGCAAGGTCTGTTTGACTAATGAAACCACTAGTATcgatttagaaaaatttcaagaatttgaAACTGAAGCAAATAGTGTTTTGAATGGTCATGTACCTTTATTTGACAATTCCGATACAGAGAATGATtcacaaaatgaaaattcaaaagatATCCAAGGAACGCAACACAGTTGCATCGCTGAACAACCTATGAATGAGTTTGAAAGCATAGATATATGTTTTGTAGAAGATGACAAAAATGACAAACATGTGGAAAATGTTGGATCTAATTCCTCGTCTAGACGAGAGAGTATGGACGAATTATCGTTCGCTATTGAAAGTGATTCTAGTCCAGCCCaatttgaagaaaatgaaaaacttaTTATAGATAAAAATGAGTTGGAAAGTGCATGGCAACACACTGTTGATGTTACAAAAGATTTTCCCGTCGAAGTTTTATGCGACATCTATGTGCAATTAAGTCGGTGTGTAGGAAAATATGCTCAGAACTATGATAGAAAATCACTGCCAAAG GACTTGCTCAAGGAGGTGAAACGGTTTGAAGAATTCAAGACAACATACGAGACAGGGCATCATGTCGCTAATCAGACAGAAATGCTATAA